From Kineosporia succinea, the proteins below share one genomic window:
- a CDS encoding Clp protease N-terminal domain-containing protein, whose amino-acid sequence MTDSSSTTQSVRLDDLIQGIKKTHTEPLEQLTGAVVVGDYLGEVADHLIGHFVDEARRSGASWADIGRSLGVSKQAAQKRFVPKGDSEPVDTQDGFSRFTPRARTAVAHAHTAAQRAGNVQVAPAHLILGLAHVPDTLALRALAAQGVAVEALVEAATATLPAGGGEVPALIPFDGASKKVLELTMRTALRKGHAHVGTEHILLALAEYEDGRGVLASLGASTERLEADIDRILAELTP is encoded by the coding sequence ATGACGGATTCCAGTTCGACGACCCAGAGCGTGCGCCTGGACGACCTGATCCAGGGCATCAAGAAGACCCACACCGAGCCGCTCGAGCAGCTGACCGGCGCGGTCGTGGTCGGTGACTACCTCGGCGAGGTGGCCGACCACCTGATCGGGCACTTCGTCGACGAGGCCCGGCGTTCCGGCGCCTCGTGGGCCGACATCGGCCGCAGCCTCGGCGTGAGCAAGCAGGCCGCGCAGAAGCGCTTCGTGCCCAAGGGCGACAGCGAGCCGGTCGACACGCAGGACGGCTTCAGTCGCTTCACGCCCCGCGCCCGCACCGCCGTGGCCCACGCGCACACCGCCGCCCAGCGCGCCGGAAACGTCCAGGTCGCGCCCGCCCACCTGATCCTGGGGCTGGCTCACGTCCCGGACACGCTGGCCCTGAGGGCACTCGCGGCGCAGGGCGTCGCCGTCGAGGCGCTGGTCGAGGCGGCCACCGCGACCCTGCCCGCCGGTGGTGGCGAGGTGCCCGCTCTCATCCCCTTCGACGGGGCGTCCAAGAAGGTGCTCGAGCTGACCATGCGCACGGCACTGCGCAAGGGGCACGCCCACGTCGGCACCGAGCACATCCTCCTGGCGCTCGCCGAGTACGAGGACGGGCGGGGGGTGCTGGCGTCGCTCGGCGCCTCGACCGAGAGGCTCGAGGCCGACATCGACCGGATCCTGGCCGAGCTCACGCCGTGA
- a CDS encoding DMT family transporter yields the protein MFAARPPARAPFRSLFSDRRTSALIALTVAGISWGTSVPLSKAAFSGFGPAWLVVFRFALAGLLIVAVARPRLRQVRPVLWLYGAFGYGACVLLQNLGLDRTSVSHAALLLGSVPILVAVLAVLFNGARLGAVAWGGFALSFAGIVVVAGAGGGGATLGGDLIVLGSVTIGAIFTLVQARLLAGQDVLAVTTAQFFASAVAVTPFALTTEGVPVPGQNGLGGAALLAAVALAVIGTVMPFTLFAYGQTGVAPEIAGVFLNLETLVATVIAITLLGEPAGPAQIGGGLALLVGIYIGTIRQSRSGRPAVVAAPSPAPVSVRVPMADDVHRGAVPVSSPVPTRRVAVVAPGLHLVPNALGLGAFDPADPIAAELEDLLERDGRPAFTRAA from the coding sequence ATGTTCGCCGCACGTCCGCCTGCCCGGGCCCCCTTCCGCAGCCTCTTCTCCGACCGCCGTACCTCGGCCCTGATCGCGCTCACCGTGGCCGGGATCTCCTGGGGCACCAGTGTTCCCCTGAGCAAGGCCGCGTTCTCCGGCTTCGGGCCCGCCTGGCTGGTCGTGTTCCGCTTCGCGCTCGCCGGGCTGCTGATCGTCGCGGTGGCCCGGCCCCGCCTGCGTCAGGTGCGCCCGGTGCTCTGGCTCTACGGCGCCTTCGGTTACGGCGCCTGCGTGCTGCTCCAGAACCTGGGCCTCGACCGCACCAGCGTCAGTCACGCCGCGCTGCTGCTCGGCTCGGTGCCGATCCTGGTGGCCGTGCTCGCGGTGCTCTTCAACGGGGCCCGGCTCGGGGCGGTGGCCTGGGGCGGTTTCGCGCTGTCGTTCGCGGGCATCGTGGTGGTGGCCGGCGCGGGCGGCGGCGGGGCCACACTGGGCGGTGACCTGATCGTGCTCGGATCCGTCACCATCGGCGCCATCTTCACGCTGGTGCAGGCCCGGCTGCTCGCCGGGCAGGACGTCCTGGCCGTCACCACCGCGCAGTTCTTCGCCTCGGCGGTCGCGGTGACGCCCTTCGCCCTGACCACCGAGGGAGTACCGGTGCCCGGGCAGAACGGTCTGGGCGGCGCGGCGCTGCTCGCCGCGGTCGCGCTCGCGGTGATCGGCACGGTCATGCCCTTCACGCTCTTCGCCTACGGCCAGACCGGTGTGGCTCCCGAGATCGCCGGGGTGTTCCTGAACCTCGAGACGCTGGTCGCGACCGTCATCGCGATCACCCTGCTCGGTGAGCCCGCCGGTCCCGCGCAGATCGGCGGTGGCCTGGCCCTGCTCGTCGGTATCTACATCGGCACGATCCGGCAGTCCCGTTCGGGCCGGCCCGCGGTGGTCGCGGCCCCCTCCCCGGCTCCGGTCTCGGTGCGGGTGCCGATGGCGGACGACGTGCACCGCGGCGCCGTCCCGGTGTCCTCCCCGGTTCCCACCCGCCGGGTCGCCGTCGTCGCCCCGGGTCTCCACCTCGTCCCCAATGCCCTGGGCCTGGGGGCGTTCGACCCGGCCGACCCGATCGCGGCCGAGCTGGAAGACCTGCTGGAACGCGACGGCCGCCCGGCGTTCACCCGGGCCGCCTAG
- a CDS encoding Lrp/AsnC family transcriptional regulator, whose protein sequence is MAVELDEIDVKLLTQLQQDADRTNLELAELVGLSPAATLHRVRRLKESGAIRIVSASLDAAAVGFPLTVFMAVTTANARATERFEREVQLLPQVVSAETVAGEMDYWLTVVARDVEDLEHTLTRIATHGGGRVVTYLRLKQLKPPTPLPLLPSSASRQRRRS, encoded by the coding sequence ATGGCCGTTGAGCTTGATGAAATTGATGTAAAGCTGCTGACTCAGCTGCAGCAGGACGCCGATCGGACGAATCTGGAGCTGGCCGAGCTGGTCGGCCTCTCCCCCGCCGCCACCCTGCACCGGGTGCGCCGGCTCAAGGAGAGCGGGGCGATCCGCATCGTCAGCGCCAGCCTCGACGCCGCCGCGGTCGGTTTCCCGCTCACCGTGTTCATGGCCGTCACCACCGCGAACGCCCGGGCCACGGAGCGGTTCGAGCGCGAGGTGCAACTGCTGCCGCAGGTGGTCAGCGCCGAGACGGTGGCCGGCGAGATGGACTACTGGCTCACGGTGGTGGCCCGCGACGTGGAAGACCTGGAGCACACCCTGACCCGGATCGCGACGCACGGCGGCGGGCGCGTGGTGACCTATCTGCGCCTGAAACAGCTGAAACCACCCACGCCCCTGCCTCTTCTGCCGAGTTCGGCCTCCCGGCAGCGTCGTCGTAGCTAG
- a CDS encoding VOC family protein, with amino-acid sequence MSTAPTDPPAPHAPPPTVWPTFRARDARRLIAFLTEAFGFEQTVIHEDGDVVHHVELAWPAGGGVMFGSARNDGKAISVGGFSCYVVVPPHEIEALLERARGAGAVISTELFVTDYGSTDFEARDPEGNAWYFGTYPGTPRT; translated from the coding sequence ATGAGCACCGCGCCCACGGACCCACCGGCACCGCACGCTCCGCCGCCCACGGTCTGGCCCACCTTCCGGGCCCGCGACGCCCGGCGGCTGATCGCCTTCCTGACCGAGGCCTTCGGTTTCGAGCAGACCGTCATCCATGAGGACGGCGACGTGGTGCACCATGTCGAGCTGGCCTGGCCGGCCGGGGGCGGGGTGATGTTCGGCTCGGCCCGCAACGACGGCAAGGCCATCTCCGTGGGCGGTTTCAGCTGCTACGTGGTGGTCCCGCCGCACGAGATCGAGGCCCTGCTCGAACGCGCCCGCGGTGCCGGGGCCGTCATCAGCACCGAGCTCTTCGTCACCGACTACGGCTCGACCGACTTCGAGGCGCGGGACCCGGAGGGCAACGCCTGGTACTTCGGGACCTACCCGGGAACGCCCCGGACCTAG
- the yczR gene encoding MocR-like transcription factor YczR translates to MPMLTEWRTGGEGIPGYRALADRLRLLVLDGRLPVDTVLPSERTLAEALQTSRTTTTSAYRLLREAGFAEGSQGAGTWTTLPRSEGRGEAPIWPEHLSGEPDPAGARGDFSSAALEAPAELYPAYQAALAEMPRFLPGNGYVTSGLPLLRDRIAQRYTAAGLPTTPEQILVTNGALQALHLVLSLVMERGDRVLVEHPTYPAAAQAIRTRGGRCVPLPVEAGWDIGRMATLIRQTGAHLAYVMPDFQNPTGRLMTEDDRRELGAMIADTGCRIIVDETMRELDLRTAIPTAQGREGSEPLPMPRPLAGFAPAEHVITLGSASKTFWGGLRIGWVRASQPLIRRLGLARGNEDLGGPLLEQLATAHLLENLDQIKAHRQQLVAGRALALREALAQNLPGWVVPLPQGGISLWCHLPEPRSSHVAAAARSMGVWLTPGPRFGLDGAFEARIRLPFARPSADLVAMTEVLSRAWHAQGRPHTMDDDLTTV, encoded by the coding sequence ATGCCAATGCTGACGGAGTGGCGCACCGGGGGCGAGGGCATCCCGGGCTACCGCGCCCTGGCCGACCGGCTCCGTCTGCTGGTGCTCGACGGCCGTCTGCCCGTCGACACCGTGCTGCCGTCGGAGCGCACGCTCGCCGAGGCGCTGCAGACCAGTCGCACCACCACCACGTCGGCCTACCGGCTGCTGCGCGAGGCCGGTTTCGCCGAGGGCAGTCAGGGCGCCGGCACCTGGACCACCCTGCCCCGCAGCGAAGGCCGTGGGGAGGCCCCGATCTGGCCCGAGCACCTCAGCGGCGAGCCCGACCCGGCCGGGGCCCGCGGCGACTTCTCCAGCGCCGCGCTGGAGGCACCGGCCGAGCTCTACCCGGCCTACCAGGCCGCGCTCGCCGAGATGCCGCGGTTCCTGCCCGGCAACGGCTACGTCACCAGTGGCCTCCCCCTGCTGCGCGACCGCATCGCCCAGCGCTACACCGCGGCCGGGCTGCCCACGACGCCCGAGCAGATCCTCGTCACCAACGGCGCCCTGCAGGCCCTGCACCTGGTGCTGAGCCTGGTGATGGAGCGCGGCGACCGGGTGCTGGTCGAGCACCCGACCTATCCGGCGGCGGCGCAGGCGATCCGGACCCGGGGCGGGCGCTGCGTGCCGCTGCCGGTCGAGGCCGGGTGGGACATCGGGCGGATGGCCACGCTGATCCGGCAGACCGGGGCGCACCTGGCCTACGTGATGCCCGACTTCCAGAACCCCACGGGCCGGCTGATGACCGAGGACGACCGGCGTGAGCTGGGCGCGATGATCGCCGACACCGGGTGCCGCATCATCGTCGACGAGACGATGCGTGAGCTCGACCTGCGCACGGCGATCCCCACCGCCCAGGGCCGAGAGGGTTCCGAGCCCCTGCCGATGCCGCGCCCGCTGGCCGGTTTCGCGCCGGCCGAGCACGTGATCACGCTGGGCTCGGCGTCCAAGACGTTCTGGGGCGGGCTGCGGATCGGGTGGGTGCGGGCGTCGCAGCCGCTGATCCGCCGGCTCGGCCTGGCCCGCGGCAACGAAGACCTGGGCGGGCCGCTGCTCGAGCAGCTGGCCACCGCGCACCTGCTGGAGAACCTCGACCAGATCAAGGCGCACCGTCAGCAGCTGGTGGCCGGGCGGGCCCTGGCGCTGCGCGAGGCCCTGGCCCAGAACCTGCCCGGGTGGGTCGTTCCCCTGCCGCAGGGCGGGATCTCGCTGTGGTGCCACCTGCCCGAGCCGCGCAGTTCGCACGTGGCCGCGGCCGCCCGGTCGATGGGGGTGTGGCTCACGCCCGGGCCGCGGTTCGGGCTCGACGGTGCGTTCGAGGCGCGGATCCGGCTGCCGTTCGCGCGGCCGTCGGCCGACCTGGTGGCGATGACCGAGGTGCTGTCGCGGGCCTGGCACGCCCAGGGCCGCCCGCACACGATGGACGACGACCTCACCACGGTCTGA
- a CDS encoding GNAT family N-acetyltransferase, giving the protein MSFTPLTDNRPDDSSWPPMVWPLPPGVEARAGAVRLTPFTPADADELFEALDHDAVWAHVPGRFSDPRQLTDSITQRMDARGDVAWVVRLDEAVAGLEKDAVVGTTSFLDVVPASARLEIGWTAYTPAVWGTRVNPSAKLALLTVAFDQLGVGRVQLKTDVRNQRSQRAIAKLGARFEGVLRRYQPRVDGSMRDTVMFSITTEDWPAVSSGLQDRLSS; this is encoded by the coding sequence GTGTCTTTCACCCCCCTCACCGACAACCGGCCCGACGACAGCTCCTGGCCCCCGATGGTCTGGCCGCTGCCGCCCGGCGTCGAGGCGAGGGCCGGGGCGGTGCGGCTCACGCCGTTCACGCCCGCCGACGCCGACGAGCTGTTCGAGGCCCTCGACCACGATGCGGTGTGGGCGCACGTGCCGGGTCGCTTCTCCGACCCGCGGCAGCTCACCGACTCGATCACGCAGCGGATGGACGCACGGGGAGACGTCGCCTGGGTGGTGCGGCTGGACGAGGCGGTCGCCGGGCTCGAGAAGGACGCGGTCGTCGGCACCACGTCGTTCCTCGACGTGGTGCCCGCCTCGGCCCGCCTGGAGATCGGGTGGACGGCCTACACCCCGGCGGTGTGGGGCACCCGGGTCAACCCGAGCGCCAAGCTGGCCCTGCTGACGGTGGCCTTCGACCAGCTGGGCGTGGGCCGGGTCCAGCTCAAGACCGACGTGCGCAACCAGCGCTCGCAGCGGGCCATCGCCAAGCTGGGGGCGCGGTTCGAGGGGGTGCTGCGGCGTTACCAGCCTCGCGTCGACGGCTCGATGCGTGACACCGTGATGTTCTCGATCACCACCGAGGACTGGCCCGCGGTGAGTTCCGGGCTGCAGGATCGTCTGAGTTCGTAG
- a CDS encoding DUF2277 domain-containing protein produces MCRNIRTLANFEPPATRDEVGAAALQYVRKIAGTAAPSKANEEAFARAVAAITEHTNQLLDELVTTAPPKNREVEAAKARARSEARFGPR; encoded by the coding sequence ATGTGCCGGAACATCCGTACCCTCGCCAACTTCGAGCCGCCCGCCACCCGCGACGAGGTGGGCGCCGCCGCGTTGCAGTACGTGCGCAAGATCGCCGGCACGGCGGCACCCTCGAAGGCCAACGAGGAGGCGTTCGCGCGGGCGGTCGCGGCGATCACCGAGCACACCAACCAGCTGCTCGACGAACTGGTCACCACGGCCCCGCCGAAGAACCGCGAGGTGGAGGCGGCCAAGGCCCGCGCCCGCAGCGAGGCCCGGTTCGGGCCCCGCTGA
- a CDS encoding magnesium chelatase, which translates to MTISPETTTPENLPTTLGALRASGHVHRTVKQEISANLLELMRAGKTRFPGVVGFDDSVLPDLERALLAGHDVVLLGERGQGKTRLIRTIVGLLDEWTPVIEGAELNEHPYDPVTPASIRRAAELGDDLPVAWVHRESRYAEKLATPDTSVGDLIGDVDPMKVAAGRTLGDPETIHFGLVPRMHRGIMAVNELPDLAERIQVALLNVLEERDVQVRGYVLRLDLDVLLLASANPEDYTNRGRIITPLKDRFGAEIRTHYPADLELEMTLVRQEAELVATLPEHLVEVLARFTRAVRESNAVDQRSGVSARFSIAAAETVAASALRRATLNGEEGTPVARVGDTEAITGTLRGKVEFEADGEGREVELLDHLLRRSVAETWRGRLAGIDLTGIVAAVAEGEGVSTGEAVASNDLLAQLGTVPGLSSVLERLGFDEVPSPADAASAIEFTLEGLHLTRRLAKDTLDDGRTVYGGDGE; encoded by the coding sequence GTGACGATCTCCCCTGAGACCACGACGCCCGAAAACCTGCCCACCACGCTCGGCGCGCTGCGTGCCTCCGGTCACGTGCACCGCACCGTGAAGCAGGAGATCTCGGCCAACCTGCTCGAGCTGATGCGCGCCGGCAAGACCCGTTTCCCGGGCGTCGTCGGCTTCGACGACTCCGTGCTCCCCGACCTCGAACGCGCCCTGCTGGCCGGCCACGACGTGGTGCTGCTGGGCGAGCGCGGTCAGGGCAAGACCCGCCTCATCCGCACCATCGTCGGCCTGCTCGACGAGTGGACACCGGTGATCGAGGGCGCCGAACTGAACGAGCACCCCTACGACCCGGTGACCCCGGCCTCGATCCGCCGCGCCGCCGAGCTCGGCGACGACCTGCCCGTGGCCTGGGTGCACCGCGAGTCCCGCTACGCCGAGAAACTGGCCACGCCCGACACCAGCGTCGGCGACCTGATCGGCGACGTCGACCCGATGAAGGTGGCCGCGGGCCGCACCCTGGGCGATCCCGAGACCATCCACTTCGGCCTGGTCCCCCGCATGCACCGCGGCATCATGGCCGTCAACGAGCTGCCCGACCTGGCCGAGCGCATCCAGGTGGCCCTGCTGAACGTGCTCGAGGAGCGCGACGTGCAGGTGCGCGGTTACGTGCTGCGGCTCGACCTCGACGTGCTGCTGCTCGCCAGCGCCAACCCGGAGGACTACACCAACCGCGGGCGCATCATCACCCCGCTGAAAGACCGCTTCGGCGCCGAGATCCGCACCCACTACCCGGCCGACCTCGAACTCGAGATGACGCTCGTGCGGCAGGAGGCCGAGCTGGTCGCCACGCTGCCCGAGCACCTGGTCGAGGTGCTGGCCCGGTTCACCCGCGCGGTGCGCGAGTCCAACGCCGTCGACCAGCGCTCCGGGGTCTCGGCGCGGTTCTCGATCGCGGCGGCCGAGACCGTCGCGGCGTCCGCGCTGCGCCGGGCCACGCTGAACGGCGAGGAGGGCACCCCGGTCGCCCGGGTCGGCGACACCGAGGCGATCACCGGCACCCTGCGCGGCAAGGTCGAGTTCGAGGCCGACGGCGAGGGCCGCGAGGTCGAGCTGCTCGACCACCTGCTGCGCCGCTCGGTGGCCGAGACCTGGCGGGGCCGGCTCGCGGGCATCGACCTGACCGGCATCGTCGCGGCGGTGGCCGAGGGCGAGGGCGTCTCCACCGGTGAGGCCGTGGCCTCGAACGACCTGCTGGCCCAGCTGGGCACGGTGCCCGGGCTCTCCAGCGTGCTCGAGAGGCTCGGCTTCGACGAGGTCCCGAGCCCGGCCGACGCCGCCAGCGCCATCGAGTTCACGCTCGAGGGGCTGCATCTCACCCGCCGCCTGGCCAAGGACACCCTCGACGACGGGCGCACCGTCTACGGGGGCGACGGCGAATGA
- a CDS encoding vWA domain-containing protein, producing MSPRRRDPRYRYGPWRGGPDPLAAPYDVRRALDALGDRVLSGENVREALRDLLRRGLPDENGRRTGLDELRARAERRRRETSRRGRLDGAVTRARAQLDQALAAEKEELALREGDDARFSEAQLDALPRSTAAAVQELSEYRWASKEAEQIYRQILDGLRTDVIDQQFNGMRNALQGLGPDADPQQRAAAMAAMNEMLDDLNGLLEKHARGEDTPEDFQRFMDRHGEMFPDDPQNVEELIDSLARQAAAAERLMNALSPQQREELQGLMQQALGNDGLQSKMGRLTDNLRALRPGEGWGEGRGEGRRMRGQGEMGYGEAAGALQELADLDDLIDQLSQSHPGATLDDVDVETVERSLGAGAAADVQALQELERELERQGWLTRADGALTLSPKALRRLGQTALRQVFAHLGSGRRGEHDIRDAGAAGEATGSSRKWEFGDEQPLDVVRSLRNAVHRSASQGAALTMAPEDFEVVETERRASAAVALCVDLSYSMISEGRWGPMKETALALAHLVATRFPQDALQIVGFGRYATKLTVEQLAGIEPDYVQGTNLQHALSIAGRHLRRHPDAEPVVLVVTDGEPTAHLEDGEAYFNWPPTPQTISLTVAEVDALTRYGAAINMFMLGENEGLRRFVDAIARRNGGRVFTPGLDSLGEYVVSDYLKARRGRR from the coding sequence ATGAGCCCACGCCGGCGCGATCCCCGATACCGGTACGGTCCGTGGCGGGGCGGGCCCGACCCGCTGGCCGCGCCGTACGACGTGCGCCGGGCCCTCGACGCGCTCGGCGACCGGGTGCTCAGCGGCGAGAACGTCCGAGAGGCCCTGCGCGACCTGCTGCGACGCGGCCTGCCCGACGAGAACGGCCGCCGCACCGGGCTCGACGAACTGCGGGCCCGGGCCGAACGCCGGCGCCGCGAGACCTCCCGGCGCGGGCGGCTCGACGGAGCGGTGACCCGGGCCCGGGCCCAGCTCGACCAGGCCCTGGCCGCCGAGAAAGAAGAGCTGGCGCTGCGCGAGGGTGACGACGCGCGGTTCTCCGAGGCCCAGCTCGACGCCCTGCCCCGGTCGACCGCGGCCGCGGTGCAGGAACTCTCGGAATACCGCTGGGCCTCGAAGGAGGCCGAGCAGATCTACCGCCAGATCCTCGACGGCCTGCGCACCGACGTCATCGACCAGCAGTTCAACGGCATGCGCAACGCCCTGCAGGGGCTCGGGCCGGACGCCGACCCCCAGCAGCGCGCGGCCGCCATGGCGGCCATGAACGAGATGCTCGACGACCTGAACGGGTTGCTGGAGAAGCACGCTCGCGGTGAGGACACACCCGAGGACTTCCAGCGGTTCATGGACAGGCACGGCGAGATGTTCCCCGACGACCCGCAGAACGTCGAGGAACTCATCGATTCGCTGGCCCGCCAGGCGGCGGCCGCGGAACGCCTGATGAACGCGCTCAGCCCGCAGCAACGCGAAGAGCTCCAGGGCCTCATGCAACAGGCCCTGGGCAACGACGGGCTGCAGTCGAAAATGGGCCGGCTGACCGACAACCTGAGGGCCTTGAGGCCCGGCGAGGGCTGGGGCGAAGGCCGAGGCGAGGGCCGGCGCATGCGCGGCCAGGGCGAGATGGGCTACGGCGAGGCCGCCGGTGCGCTGCAGGAGCTGGCCGATCTCGACGACCTGATCGACCAGCTCAGCCAGAGCCATCCGGGCGCCACGCTCGACGACGTCGACGTGGAGACCGTGGAGCGCTCGCTCGGCGCCGGGGCGGCCGCCGACGTGCAGGCGCTGCAGGAGCTCGAGCGGGAACTGGAACGGCAGGGCTGGCTGACCCGCGCCGACGGCGCACTCACCCTCTCCCCCAAGGCCTTGCGGCGACTCGGCCAGACCGCGCTGCGTCAGGTGTTCGCGCACCTGGGCTCCGGGCGGCGGGGCGAGCACGACATCCGCGACGCGGGGGCGGCCGGGGAGGCCACCGGCAGTTCGCGCAAGTGGGAGTTCGGGGACGAGCAGCCGCTCGACGTGGTGCGTTCACTGCGCAACGCGGTGCACCGGAGCGCTTCTCAGGGGGCAGCACTCACGATGGCCCCGGAAGACTTCGAGGTCGTCGAGACCGAACGCCGCGCCAGTGCCGCGGTGGCGCTGTGCGTGGACCTGTCGTACTCGATGATCTCCGAGGGTCGCTGGGGCCCGATGAAGGAGACCGCGCTCGCCCTGGCCCACCTGGTCGCGACCCGGTTCCCGCAGGACGCGCTGCAGATCGTCGGATTCGGGCGCTACGCCACGAAACTCACGGTCGAGCAGCTGGCCGGCATCGAGCCGGACTACGTGCAGGGCACCAACCTGCAGCACGCCCTGTCGATCGCCGGGCGGCACCTGCGCCGGCACCCGGACGCCGAGCCGGTGGTGCTCGTGGTCACCGACGGCGAGCCCACCGCGCACCTGGAAGACGGTGAGGCGTACTTCAACTGGCCGCCGACCCCGCAGACCATCAGCCTGACCGTGGCCGAGGTCGACGCGCTGACCCGCTACGGCGCGGCGATCAACATGTTCATGCTGGGCGAGAACGAGGGCCTGCGCCGGTTCGTCGACGCGATCGCCCGGCGCAACGGTGGACGCGTGTTCACCCCGGGTCTCGACAGCCTGGGTGAGTACGTGGTCAGTGACTACCTGAAGGCGCGACGCGGGCGGCGCTGA
- a CDS encoding response regulator transcription factor, whose product MAEILVIDDDPDIRDLLFEALSGAGHAVRVAADGLAGLEAASGRAPDLVVLDWMLPEHTGPEICQALRADSALADVRVLMLSARGTESDIRHGQAAGVDGYIVKPFSPRALVWRVESMLATEHQVIDVTPDE is encoded by the coding sequence ATGGCCGAGATCCTTGTCATCGACGACGACCCCGACATCCGCGATCTGCTCTTCGAGGCGCTGAGCGGCGCCGGGCACGCGGTCCGGGTCGCCGCCGACGGACTGGCCGGCCTGGAGGCCGCCAGCGGCCGGGCTCCCGACCTGGTGGTGCTCGACTGGATGCTCCCCGAGCACACCGGCCCGGAGATCTGCCAGGCCCTGCGGGCCGACTCGGCCCTGGCCGACGTGCGGGTGCTGATGCTCTCCGCCCGCGGCACCGAGTCGGACATCCGGCACGGGCAGGCGGCGGGCGTCGACGGCTACATCGTCAAGCCGTTCAGCCCGCGAGCCCTGGTCTGGCGGGTCGAGTCGATGCTGGCCACCGAGCACCAGGTGATCGACGTGACACCCGACGAGTAG
- a CDS encoding ATP-binding response regulator, producing MPSPLRLLLVEDRPDDAELLLLELKRAGYEPRWTRAETPEEFITGLGEQPDIVLCDYSLPAMTAPDALRLLQELQMDIPLIVVSGVMDEDTCVNSLRLGASDYLLKDRLVRLAPAIEHALAGRRLATQARITEQERRETAEILRGVVDHAPAAICVRDANGRTLLTNAEFDRLKPSASGVRPAADRRRLTSVEQACLDGADKVEGEEIWAVDGEDRTYLVVRYPVVDGTGRRFAIGAIYVDITRQKQVEEELRELDRLKGEFVATVSHELRTPLTSITGYAEMLLAGEANDAQQRMVQVIDRNSRRLLTLVEDLLTLSRVDSGVAARMDEEVDAADLIAQAVGVLGPATESQGVEIDVRVPPGLPYLIGNRSQLERVLLNLLSNAVKFSTAGGTVTVSASVPDLTRPTVEISVADTGIGIPVEEQDQLFTRFFRTEQARRQAIQGTGLGLAVVRQIVEAHHGTIGVRSAAEEGAVFTVSLPALSGVGVRF from the coding sequence ATGCCATCGCCACTGCGGCTGCTGCTCGTCGAGGACCGCCCCGACGACGCGGAGCTGCTCCTCCTGGAGCTGAAACGCGCCGGGTACGAACCCAGATGGACCCGGGCCGAGACGCCGGAGGAGTTCATCACCGGTCTCGGCGAGCAGCCGGACATCGTTCTGTGCGACTACTCCCTGCCGGCCATGACGGCGCCCGACGCGCTGCGGCTGCTGCAGGAACTGCAGATGGACATCCCGCTGATCGTGGTCAGCGGGGTGATGGACGAGGACACCTGTGTGAACTCGCTGCGCCTGGGGGCCTCCGATTACCTGCTGAAGGACCGGCTGGTGCGCCTGGCCCCGGCCATCGAGCACGCCCTGGCCGGCCGCCGGCTCGCCACCCAGGCCCGGATCACCGAGCAGGAACGCCGGGAGACGGCCGAGATCCTGCGCGGCGTGGTCGATCACGCGCCGGCCGCGATCTGCGTGCGTGACGCCAACGGCCGCACCCTGCTCACCAACGCCGAGTTCGACCGGCTCAAGCCCAGTGCCTCCGGGGTCCGCCCGGCGGCCGACCGGCGCCGCCTGACCTCGGTGGAGCAGGCCTGCCTGGACGGCGCCGACAAGGTCGAGGGCGAGGAGATCTGGGCGGTCGACGGGGAGGACCGCACCTATCTGGTGGTGCGCTACCCCGTGGTCGACGGCACCGGGCGGCGGTTCGCGATCGGCGCGATCTACGTGGACATCACCCGGCAGAAGCAGGTCGAGGAGGAGCTGCGCGAACTCGACCGGCTCAAGGGCGAGTTCGTGGCGACCGTGAGCCACGAGCTGCGCACTCCGCTGACCAGCATCACCGGGTACGCCGAGATGCTGCTGGCCGGTGAGGCGAACGACGCCCAGCAGCGCATGGTGCAGGTGATCGACCGCAACTCCCGCCGGCTGCTCACCCTGGTCGAGGACCTGCTCACCCTCTCCCGCGTGGACTCCGGTGTGGCCGCGCGGATGGACGAGGAGGTCGACGCGGCCGACCTGATCGCCCAGGCCGTGGGGGTTCTCGGCCCGGCGACGGAGTCGCAGGGCGTCGAGATCGACGTGCGGGTCCCACCCGGTCTGCCCTACCTGATCGGCAACCGCTCGCAGCTGGAACGCGTTCTGCTGAACCTGCTCTCGAACGCGGTGAAGTTCTCCACGGCCGGCGGCACGGTGACCGTGTCGGCCTCGGTGCCCGACCTGACCCGGCCCACGGTGGAGATCAGCGTGGCCGACACCGGCATCGGGATCCCGGTCGAGGAGCAGGACCAGCTGTTCACCCGCTTCTTCCGGACCGAGCAGGCCCGGCGTCAGGCGATCCAGGGCACCGGGCTGGGGCTCGCGGTGGTGCGGCAGATCGTGGAGGCGCACCACGGCACGATCGGGGTGCGCAGCGCGGCCGAGGAGGGGGCGGTCTTCACGGTGTCCCTGCCCGCCCTGAGCGGTGTGGGCGTTCGCTTCTGA